CGATGTACTTAACGTTACACGACGTTTTGATAGGCCAAACGCCCAATCGTCCATCATTAATTCCATCGCAGGCACTACGTTATTAATATTCAGCAAAGGTTCGCCCATGCCCATCATCACAACATTCGTTACTGGCCGACGCGTGCTATCACCATATAAGCCGATGTCTTTGGCGACACGCCAAACTTGGCCAATGATTTCAGAAACTTTGAGATTACGATTAAAACCCTGTTGCGCGGTTGAACAAAACGTACACTCAAGTGCACAGCCGACTTGTGATGACACACATAAAGTCGCGCGCTCTTTTTCTGGGATCCAAACAGTTTCAACCTCTTGACCACCATCAAGGATCAAGGCGTATTTGATTGTGCCATCGGAAGCCACTTGTTTGGCTGATATTTCTGGCGCTCGGATTTCACATTCGCGCTGCAAACGTGCTTTGAGCTTTTTATTGATATTGCTCATATCATCAAAGTTATCAACGCCAAAATGGTAAATCCATTTCATCACTTGATCACCACGGAATGGTTTTTCACCAAACGAGACAAATAACTCGCGGATCCCCTCGCGATTTAAATCAAGTAAATTAATTTTTTTAGTCGTTGCAGCTTGCGTTGCAACAGGAACCACTTTTTCAGCTTCGCTCATTTAAGAGACCTCGACCACTTTGATAATACGTAATGCTAGCTCACACAAGCATCT
This region of Pseudoalteromonas ulvae UL12 genomic DNA includes:
- a CDS encoding bifunctional tRNA (adenosine(37)-C2)-methyltransferase TrmG/ribosomal RNA large subunit methyltransferase RlmN; translated protein: MSEAEKVVPVATQAATTKKINLLDLNREGIRELFVSFGEKPFRGDQVMKWIYHFGVDNFDDMSNINKKLKARLQRECEIRAPEISAKQVASDGTIKYALILDGGQEVETVWIPEKERATLCVSSQVGCALECTFCSTAQQGFNRNLKVSEIIGQVWRVAKDIGLYGDSTRRPVTNVVMMGMGEPLLNINNVVPAMELMMDDWAFGLSKRRVTLSTSGVVPALDILKEKIDVALAISLHAPDNALRDVLVPINKKYPIEEFLAACRRYIDGSKANKDVTIEYVMLDGINDSMDQAHQLVETLKGTPSKVNLIPFNPFPGNEYGRSSNSRIDRFSKILQAAGITCIVRRTRGDDIDAACGQLVGDVVDRTKRLAKRKMQQDNAISVNLVSDSKN